Part of the Nicotiana sylvestris chromosome 2, ASM39365v2, whole genome shotgun sequence genome, GTTTAAGATCGTATTGattggtgattctggagttgggaaaTCGAACATTTTGTCCAGGTTTACGCGAAATGAGTTCTGTTTGGAGTCCAAGTCCACTATCGGAGTTGAGTTTGCCACCAGAACTCTTCAGGTCAGTACTAATTTCGTTTAAGATCTTAATATGGTGATGTTCTATTAGTTTtaccaaataattgtattaaTGTCATTTGTTAACCTGTTATTTTTGGCTAAGTGAGTTTGATAAGGTATATCTGGTCCCAAACCGCTAAAATTAGCAGTAGTGGAGCCAGAAATTTATATAAGGGGATTCAATAGATTGTTGAGATTTAAACTTGTAAAGCAACTTCCGAACCCCCTTTACCACTTACTAAAAAATTTTCCTATGTCAAGGAAATTCAACAATTTATATATGTTTACTACAAATCGTTCGTTTTTACCCTATTtggaaaatataatttttttactaCCTTCCTTTTACTAGCCCCGCTCCTAGGTAAAAGAGGAGGATGTTTAGTAGGTTGACAGTCAGTGAAAAAATAGTCAAATGGATATAGAAATTCATATGGTCGACTTGGGACTTAGACTTGATTGATTGAAAGAATGCTAACCTATTGAATGATCGATGATATGATATCGGATTAGCTGCGTTTTTGTGTGGTGATGGATGAGGACATAGAGATTAGTGAAGTGAGAGAACTGCTGATTTTGTGCATTGATTCTATTCAAGTTGCAAATTAAAAGGATGAATACAATTCAGATGTATGAGCTGATGATTGCTTTCTTATTCATGTTTTGTATTCCCACTCTCGAGGGCATGTACATTTTTGGTTAAAATTACCCATTACCGTTTGGTTTTCTGCATAAATAGGCAATCAATAACTCAAGCATGGTCATCATGTATTACGAACATGCATAAAAATTTGTTTCTTTCTATGGTCTATATGCAAGATAGGTATGAAGAAGTTTAGTAATGGAGTTTCCTGTATAATGTTGGCAATATTTCTTTCAGAACTTATCTATTTATACTTAAAGAAAAAAGTTGTAGCCGTTGTGACTTGGAAATTGGCAACTAACTATCATATAGTGGCGCAATATAACACTGATTTAAACAATCTGCTTCCGAGGAAAAAAGTTGGCGCCGTTATGACTTGGAAATTGGCAACTAACTATCATAGTGGCACAATATAACACTGATTTAAACAATCTGCTTCCGAGGAAAAAAGTTGGAGCCGTTATGACTTGGAAATTGGCAACTAACTATTTTAGTGGCGTAATATAACACTGATGTTTTGTATGCCTTTAAAACTAAAAGGTCCAACAGCGAGACCAGATATCTCTCTGtaattggaaatttgaatgttCTAGTGGTTCTTATTTTGTCATATCATGACCAAATACTCTTAAGTTCTCGATTTTATAAATATGCTCCTCCTACACAATCCTTTTGTTGGGGAAATGTAAATGCAGGGCTGAAACAGACTTATTGGTCTTTTAGCAACACTTCTGGACTAATTATTGACTTCATGATACAGGTAGAGGGAAAGACAGTCAAGGCCCAAATATGGGACACTGCAGGCCAAGAAAGGTACCGAGCAATTACCAGTGCTTACTACAGAGGAGCAGTTGGTGCACTCCTTGTTTATGACATAACAAAGAGGCAAACATTTGACAATGTTCAGAGGTGGCTACGAGAATTGAGAGACCATGCAGATTCTAACATTGTAATTATGATGGCTGGAAACAAGTCCGACCTTAACCATCTTAGAGCAGTCTCCGACCAGGATGGTCAAACTTTAGCTGAGAAGGAAGGACTGTCATTTCTTGAGACATCGGCATTGGAATCAGTTAACATAGATAAGGCTTTTCAGACTATACTGACGGAGATATACCATATCATAAGCAAGAAGGCATTGGCTGCTCAGGAAGCAGCCGCAAGCACTACCCTTCCTAGTAAAGGTACAACCATCAATGTCAATGATACTTCTGGAGATGTGAAGAGAGGCTGCTGCTCTACCTAAGTTAGAGTTTCAATGAGGAATTAAGAATCGGTAGGGAGCACAAAACTTTCTTCTTCtaattttttggtttattttattattattcaaagcAAGAGATGTAGATTACTTTCTTGATTGTACAAGACAAAGAGGTTGTGAATGTTAATTGTCTAGTGATTTAGGAGGATCTATCATATGAACTGCTTAACTATTTCCTTTAGAAAATGACCTATACGGGTGATGTTGGGAAGAACAGATCTGCTATCTAATGTCTTCAAGGTTACTTGGTATACAGAGGATTCAATTAAATTCTAGCATTTTCATTGTACtgttttgagttttcttgttctGGTAATTCAATTCTAGCATTTTCATTCAATACAAGGTACGCGTATTTGTGAAGATACTGATGTACAGGCCTCCTACACAGAACTTCAGAGTTTTATTTCTCCTCTCATAATATTTTCTAGCCTTCTTCTGACTTTTTGGCTTAGCGCAAATGCCTCCTTTGTTGATCTGGTTATATATAGTCTTCTCCAGAGGGATTTCTTCAGAACTTTCACCGCTGAAATATTGAAAGTTTGGTTTATTTTGCACACAGAAGTAGTTTGGTTCATCCGTTTAACCTTTGTAAGGTGCTGATAGAATGCAATAGAAGTAATATACTACAAATATAAAGTCAGTCATATATATGAAATCTGGAAATAGAGTAATCCAGATTGAAGACTTTCTGTAAAAGCACTTTGATGTAAATACATAACCAAATCCACTAGTAAATAACAAAATATATCCCTTTCTCCAAGTGGATTGCATGACCAAGTCATGACAAGTGGTCGGCCAACAACTTGGTTAAAGTTAACCTCTCAAAGTCGCATGCTGCATAATTTGTTTATACCAATTTGTATGAACTCTGATTAGTACCCAAGGGAATAATTAGAAAGTTCTTTTTTGCCTTTTGCCCCCGAGCTTTAATTTAGTAGTAAGAGTATAACATGTGATGTGTGGGTTAAGCTACATTACGAGTTCGAATTCTGGTGAAGAAGAATAGAGGGATGAGCATTATTATCTAGAGTTTGCAACGATATGCCACCTAACCTTGAGGATTTCACAACAAAAAAAAGTCAATGATACATCAGAAGGGTTTTTTAAAGCTTATGTTAACTTGAAAATTATTCAAAGTAGACATGAATACATTAATCATTTCCGGTTTGTCCTTCCTCATAATGGAAGGAGGTAATTCATACAATTTTAGGGTTGACAACTCTCGAATTTCAGTTTTTGTGCAAtatcaaaacttgaaatatacaGAGAAAAATTAGAGTAACAGAAGCTATGACATCGAAATTCTGAGTGTGTTGACAATTATCTACCTAGACCTAGCCAAAGATTGACTAATTGGCCTATGACAATGTTTCCTAACGTTGTGACAAATTTATGTTGATCAACTCTAGGTTCAAACTCCACCAATATATGCATATAGGCCGACAATTGACGTAAAATTAATCAAATTATGGTGGATCTTCTCAATACAGAACTTATCGTTGGGACATGCTCATCTAGGCATGTACATTAACATGAAATGAGCTTTAAAAAAATAACATAACTAGTTAAGATTTATATACCCGACCCCTCGTACTTGTAATTGAGGCGTAGTTACAAGTTCACGCTCAGAATAACATGTCAGAACAACATAATTTCCACAAGTTGGCATTTTTGTGAAACACCCTCTAATTAGTTGCTGTATGGATAAAAAGTTTTCCCAAATTTCAAGACTCTGTTATCCAAAAAAGAGTGATCTTTTGGTTGCATTCCAGCCTGATATCCATACTGCAAAAAGAGAATTagaacaaataaaataaaatattccaACGTCACTGAGAAACTGAGCTGTGTCATTTACAACCACAAGACTGCAAGCTTTCACCCTTTATGGTCCAGTGCAATGACAATATCATAATAGATTATGAGCCAGAATGGTTTATAAACGGCGTACCCAAAATTTTGTGTAAGCGGTATTGACTTATGAACAACAATTCCGGCGGTAATTATTGTTTTTTATTAGTTTGAGATTGATGTTTTTAATGCTTTACTTCTTCGTGCTAAGTCAAAATTTACCTTTTGTTATTGTTAACTGTTAAGTGGCCTCTGCGCTTTGGAGTCTATTTCTGGATACGAACCAGGAAATTCCACTTTGGTGCGTAAAGTACTCTTTGTCAAAGATGATTTCAACTCGAACCGAAATTTCTAGTTTAAGATTAAAGAATAATTATCACTCTACTTTGGTCAGTGGTCAATTGCAACTGCCATTACAAGATTTGGACTGATAGTTCATTTTGACTGATTAATTTTTGTAAGTCAAATGGTGATCTTTAAATCCGTACAGCAagttttggactaaaatgtgTTCAAGAAAAGATACTAGAGGGGGTtaggctaagcttataagctagTCAAATTGTCTTATAAGTACATTTTGACTTATTTACGTGTTTGGTAAATATTTAAAGTGTTTATGAGCCAAATGTTTATAAGGTAAAATCAACCATAAATTATAAGTTTGGTCACCCTCAACTTACAGCTTTTCAGATTATAAGCATTTttagtttgaccaagatttttcCTAGTTTATTCTTAATAATATTTTTGAATTcataaaatattttttccaaaataaatttccTAACTTTTTCTTCATTCCATACTCGTTGTTCATCCTTTTCTTTACAAAGAAACTTTTAAATTTATAATCTTTATAAAGTTTCTCAGGATATTTAGCCATTTTAATAAAAGAACAGTTTTTCAGCACTTTTCTACCAAACACATCAactgcttattattattattattttcaacacgtttatccaaacacataaatgcttatctaaaaaattagtttcagcacttaaaaatatttttcagcaCTTCAAGCTTATCAACTATTTACAATCAGCTAATTCAAACGGGCTCATATTGCTAAAAATTACTACTGCTTTTAGAAAAAGAACAATAGCTCTTACTTTATGGAACATGTATCATTATATTTTTGAAGTTTAACTACTTCTTATAAAGGAGAATAAGCACACGAGGTCAATATGCTTGCTTGGCCTTACTGAGGATATAATTGGCATCATGCCTAACTTTACCAAGGGTATAATTGTCTTTGAGGAAAAGATTAACATCAAAGGATGCGCAATTGCTCCTCCGTCTGCTGGCCAACATGACCATCACCCTTGACTAGATTTATCATTTCTTCTATTTGTGTCCCTTAGAGTTGTTTGAATATGCAGGTGGTGTAAAGAATAAGAAAAATACGACTAATATTAATCAACTACGCTCTAATTATGTTCCATTAAAAAATGTTCCAAATTGTAAATTCTGAAAATTTGAACACGAACCCTCTGGATCTTTTTGTGGCAGTGGTACAATGAATTTAATCATCAAATACCAGCTAAACTGAGAAATTTATATATGGAAAATAATGCAGAATCCAAGCACTTTCGAGCGTATGTTAGAACATACATATAATAATCTATTTTCCTTTACGTCACTTGGTGTCAGTCATGATAGATTTTGCCCAGAGAAACTATGATATCCATACATTCGCCTTGGGTGCattggttctatttgtgaagaagaaggatgatactatgcggatgtgcatcgactataggcagttgaacaaagttacaatcaagaacaagtatcatttgccaggtattgatgatatatttgaccagcttcagggagcaatgGTTTTCTCTAAGATGGATTTGAGGTTAaatatcaccagttaaagattcAGGACTCTGATATTCTGAAGATTTGCATTTAGGGCCCtttatggtcactatgagttctttgtgatgtcttttgggctgaccaacgccccaacaacattcatgcatctgaTAAATAGTGTATTTCAGCCATATCTTGATTCGTTTCATAGTATTCAtggatgatatcctggtgtacttacgtagccaggaggagcatgtcTAGCATTTGAGGATTGTACTACAGAGGCTGAGGAGGataagctttatgccaagttcttcAAGTATGAGTTTTGTCTTAGTTCGATGGcattcttagggcacgtggtgtccaatgagAGGATTAAgatggatccaaagaagatagatgcGGTTTAGAGTTGGAGGGTTCAGAGTTGGCCAGATATTATGGACACTTCGTGgagggtttctcgtctattgtagcacctttgaccaaattgacccaaaagggttcCCCATTtatatggtcagatgagtgtgaggagagctttcagaagctcaagactaccttgaccacaactctaatTCTAGTTTTGCCTTTAGTTTCTGGCTcttatatagtgtattgtgatgcttctctgattggtattgggtgtgtcttaatgcaggagggtagagtgattgcttatactTGCACCAATTGAAgccacatgagaagaactaccatgttcataatttggagttggcaggcatcgttcatgcattgaagatttggagacattatctctatggtgtgtcttgtgaggtatttacggaTCATTGGAGTctccagcatttgttcaaacaaaaggatttaAATTTGAGGCAGTAGAGATATTTGGAGCTACTAAAGGATCTctagttcgtgaggttagatgtttcggagcccagtcgggttctagcttgtgtggtttctcggtctttcttatatgatcg contains:
- the LOC104242466 gene encoding ras-related protein Rab2BV-like isoform X1 is translated as MWRMLRCQWSLNPPPQMWDKATSFNREDNKMGNRVDHEYDYLFKIVLIGDSGVGKSNILSRFTRNEFCLESKSTIGVEFATRTLQVEGKTVKAQIWDTAGQERYRAITSAYYRGAVGALLVYDITKRQTFDNVQRWLRELRDHADSNIVIMMAGNKSDLNHLRAVSDQDGQTLAEKEGLSFLETSALESVNIDKAFQTILTEIYHIISKKALAAQEAAASTTLPSKGTTINVNDTSGDVKRGCCST
- the LOC104242466 gene encoding ras-related protein Rab2BV-like isoform X2, whose protein sequence is MGNRVDHEYDYLFKIVLIGDSGVGKSNILSRFTRNEFCLESKSTIGVEFATRTLQVEGKTVKAQIWDTAGQERYRAITSAYYRGAVGALLVYDITKRQTFDNVQRWLRELRDHADSNIVIMMAGNKSDLNHLRAVSDQDGQTLAEKEGLSFLETSALESVNIDKAFQTILTEIYHIISKKALAAQEAAASTTLPSKGTTINVNDTSGDVKRGCCST